One window of Mangrovibacterium diazotrophicum genomic DNA carries:
- a CDS encoding RNA polymerase sigma factor — protein sequence MTDAKLIQNLKNGDKNTLNELYQKYSRRLYVFIYGYLKTEADTLDLIQEVFIKIWINRQSIKPDSQLDSYIFTIAKNTIISAFRKKISEQDYYDYLKNTVVTNSIATESQVNYDLLSEAVGNLVSKLPSSRQHIYRLSKEQGYSNKQIASELQISIKTVEDHMTKARKFIQDNLQEYGLLAALFISLFLV from the coding sequence ATGACAGACGCCAAACTAATCCAAAACCTCAAAAACGGGGACAAGAACACCCTTAATGAACTGTACCAAAAGTACAGCAGGCGGCTTTATGTATTTATTTACGGGTACCTGAAAACGGAAGCCGACACGCTGGATTTGATACAGGAAGTTTTCATCAAGATCTGGATAAACCGACAGTCGATCAAACCGGATTCACAACTGGACTCCTACATTTTTACCATTGCCAAGAATACAATCATCTCCGCTTTCCGAAAGAAAATCTCGGAGCAGGATTACTACGACTACCTGAAGAATACGGTTGTCACCAATTCCATCGCAACCGAGTCGCAGGTTAATTATGACCTGTTATCCGAAGCTGTTGGAAATCTGGTCAGCAAACTCCCCTCAAGCCGGCAACACATCTATCGGCTTAGTAAAGAACAGGGATATTCGAACAAACAAATTGCCAGTGAACTTCAAATTTCCATCAAAACAGTTGAAGACCACATGACCAAAGCGAGAAAGTTTATCCAGGATAATCTGCAGGAATACGGATTGTTGGCAGCGCTTTTTATTTCGCTCTTTCTCGTCTGA
- a CDS encoding FecR family protein: MKNYFKNFLQNKATKEDFVSFLKLMKDSDNEELLTAEMKEHWETTINEQAAPNLEPTLHEIHYKINRLEKGRSGRLRMLNIVTRVAAILLIPVLIASAYLFFNQSRAVEQFISTPLASQTSFQLPDGTKVWLNAGSSLNFPSKFSGKERKVELVGEAYFDVVKSSTPFVIQANQLHVQVLGTAFNVMAYENEQPAVTLDRGSVAISTEGMAKQMLKPGFQAVLDTLNKQVSVTKVETDLFSCWRDHRMVFRNEPLKQVVEKLERWYNVDIDVVDSSLLANEVTANIEYESIQEVLDLMRLTMPIEYSYDKETRKLIIRKH; this comes from the coding sequence ATGAAAAACTACTTCAAAAATTTCCTTCAAAATAAAGCAACGAAAGAAGATTTCGTTTCATTCCTAAAGCTGATGAAAGATTCGGACAATGAGGAGTTGCTAACTGCTGAGATGAAGGAGCATTGGGAAACGACGATCAATGAACAGGCGGCTCCGAACCTGGAACCAACACTTCACGAAATTCATTATAAAATTAATCGGTTGGAAAAGGGGCGGTCCGGACGGTTGCGCATGCTGAATATTGTCACTCGCGTTGCGGCAATCCTGTTAATACCCGTTTTGATCGCTTCTGCCTATCTGTTTTTCAATCAAAGCAGAGCTGTTGAACAGTTTATCTCAACACCGCTGGCTTCGCAGACTTCCTTTCAACTACCCGACGGAACAAAAGTATGGCTGAACGCCGGTTCCAGCTTGAATTTCCCGAGTAAGTTTTCCGGCAAAGAACGCAAAGTTGAACTTGTGGGGGAGGCTTATTTTGACGTAGTGAAGAGCTCAACGCCTTTTGTCATTCAGGCAAACCAGCTGCATGTTCAGGTTTTGGGAACGGCTTTCAATGTAATGGCTTATGAAAATGAACAGCCTGCTGTTACCTTGGATCGTGGCTCGGTGGCCATTAGTACAGAAGGAATGGCGAAGCAGATGTTGAAGCCCGGCTTTCAGGCTGTGCTGGATACCCTGAATAAACAAGTCTCGGTTACGAAAGTGGAAACCGATTTGTTTTCCTGCTGGCGCGACCATCGAATGGTTTTCAGAAACGAACCACTTAAACAAGTTGTGGAAAAATTAGAGCGTTGGTATAATGTGGATATCGACGTGGTCGACAGCTCGCTGCTTGCAAATGAGGTAACCGCCAATATTGAATATGAATCGATTCAGGAAGTGCTTGATTTGATGCGATTGACGATGCCTATTGAGTACTCCTATGATAAAGAAACCAGAAAGCTAATCATACGAAAACACTAA
- a CDS encoding TonB-dependent receptor, which yields MKLSVLLLFLSVFTAVASETYSQTAKLSVLAQNESIDLVLRKIEDQSQYRFFYSGTVNTNQKVTVNSQNEDIETILTQILSGTDISYKISGRQVALFNEHEGGSDRTVQQSLTVSGTVKSDSGEPLPGVTVVIKGTSNGTITDANGYYSLTEVPSESTLIFQFVGMKLQEVELNGRTSVDIVLEEETIGLEEVVAIGYGTVRRADVTGSISSIGADDFNLGITMAPEQLMQGKVAGVNIIQNSGQPGAASTVRIRGSSSVSAGNDPLYVVDGVPLQFTSANEYVNVSGESSTSPFSSEGTNPLNAINPSDIESIEILKDASATAIYGSRGANGVIIITTKSKSFGESVSYDTYVGISTVRKELDVLTADEYRNYAESNGLSYPDLGANTNWQDVIFRSALSQNHNLSFGGGSKNSNYRASFGYNSQEGIIEASKIQKYTARLNANHTAIDGKLNIALNMTYGKIMDDIVPISSNIGNEGGNILKDAIRWAPTLPVYNEDGSYYQIGELRVNPLSWATEITDERKTNMFLGNVNLSYEIYKGLKASVNFGHNDEAVNRYSAVPADHPIGESEGGRASISKVHNTSSLIEGNLTYTKDFGDNSSITALVGSSYQRFVTENTFTSANQFVSTSVQWNLMQSGSLVSNTSYKSANRLASQYARVNLKLSDRYLITATLRRDGSSRFGGNNKYGLFPSGAFAWKLSDEPFFNSELISNMKVRLGYGVTGNQEIPNDLFREQLSISGSNVYVLGGTAIPSVLPSNYPNPDLKWETTAQSNVGIDFGLWDQRVTGSLDYYKKHTTDLLLEFSTASPSVVSTQWANVGEVDNNGFELTLEGKIIRKSDFQWNASLNFSTNKNEVITLSNEDFSREYIYTAATSGVVSNGTSTQIIKPGYELGTFWGRKYTGLDEDGMETYLDEDGDGTADLVAIGSANPDFTYGFSSSFFWKKFDLSISFRGVVGNDVYNNTEAEFSYVNATPGVNVLRSALDLGMSRDQISQFSSRWIQNAGFLRLDNMSVGYTFDTDRVEFLSKARIYVTGQNLFVITDYSGYDPEVRTNTNRGGTAPLGIDYLSYPRPRVFMIGASLSF from the coding sequence ATGAAGTTAAGTGTCTTGTTGTTATTCCTGTCTGTTTTCACAGCAGTTGCTTCAGAGACCTATTCTCAAACCGCTAAACTTTCTGTTTTAGCACAAAATGAATCGATTGATTTGGTGTTGAGAAAAATCGAAGATCAAAGTCAGTACCGATTTTTCTATTCAGGTACTGTTAATACGAATCAAAAAGTAACAGTAAACAGCCAAAATGAGGATATTGAAACTATTCTTACTCAAATTTTAAGTGGCACTGATATCAGTTACAAGATTTCGGGTCGCCAGGTTGCGTTGTTCAACGAGCATGAGGGAGGAAGTGATCGGACTGTTCAGCAGTCGTTAACCGTAAGTGGGACTGTAAAAAGCGATAGTGGCGAGCCTCTGCCGGGGGTAACTGTTGTTATCAAAGGAACGTCGAACGGGACGATTACTGATGCTAACGGATACTATTCCCTGACTGAAGTTCCATCTGAATCAACTTTAATCTTCCAGTTTGTTGGGATGAAATTGCAGGAAGTCGAGCTGAATGGCCGAACATCTGTTGATATTGTTTTGGAAGAAGAAACAATCGGTTTGGAGGAGGTTGTGGCGATTGGTTACGGTACTGTTCGCCGGGCCGATGTAACCGGTTCTATTTCATCCATCGGAGCCGACGATTTCAACCTTGGTATTACGATGGCACCAGAACAACTGATGCAGGGTAAAGTTGCCGGGGTAAATATTATTCAAAATAGTGGGCAGCCCGGTGCTGCGTCAACAGTTCGGATCCGCGGTTCCAGTTCGGTATCGGCCGGTAACGACCCCTTGTATGTTGTTGATGGTGTTCCTTTGCAATTTACGTCTGCGAATGAGTATGTTAATGTTTCGGGAGAAAGTAGCACATCTCCATTTTCTTCTGAAGGAACAAACCCGCTGAATGCCATTAACCCATCGGATATTGAGTCGATTGAAATTTTGAAGGATGCATCTGCAACGGCGATCTACGGTTCTCGCGGTGCAAACGGTGTCATCATCATTACAACCAAAAGTAAATCATTCGGCGAGTCGGTTTCTTACGATACCTATGTTGGGATTTCTACTGTTCGGAAGGAATTGGATGTTTTAACGGCCGATGAGTACCGAAACTATGCTGAGTCCAATGGCTTGTCTTATCCGGATTTGGGCGCGAATACCAATTGGCAGGATGTTATTTTCCGCAGTGCATTGAGCCAGAACCACAATTTGTCATTTGGGGGAGGTTCAAAGAACAGTAATTACCGCGCGTCTTTTGGTTACAACTCGCAGGAAGGAATTATCGAAGCTTCTAAGATTCAGAAATACACCGCTCGTTTAAATGCGAATCATACTGCCATTGATGGCAAGTTGAATATTGCCCTCAATATGACCTATGGGAAAATTATGGACGACATCGTACCGATTTCATCCAATATTGGTAACGAAGGTGGTAACATTTTGAAAGATGCCATCCGTTGGGCGCCGACTCTGCCTGTTTACAATGAAGATGGCAGCTACTACCAGATTGGTGAATTGCGTGTCAACCCGTTGTCGTGGGCGACTGAAATTACCGATGAACGCAAAACAAACATGTTCTTGGGAAACGTGAATCTTTCCTACGAAATTTATAAAGGTTTGAAAGCCTCGGTGAATTTTGGTCACAACGACGAGGCCGTTAATCGCTATTCTGCTGTTCCGGCTGACCACCCAATCGGTGAATCAGAAGGAGGCCGCGCTTCAATCAGCAAGGTGCATAACACCAGTTCGTTGATTGAAGGTAACCTGACTTATACCAAAGACTTCGGAGACAATAGCAGTATTACCGCTTTGGTCGGTTCTTCTTACCAGCGTTTTGTAACCGAAAATACCTTTACATCGGCCAACCAGTTTGTTTCAACTTCCGTACAGTGGAACCTGATGCAGTCGGGAAGTTTGGTGTCCAATACATCTTATAAATCTGCTAACCGGTTAGCTTCGCAATATGCTCGTGTAAATCTGAAACTCTCTGATCGTTATTTGATTACCGCAACGTTGAGACGCGATGGTTCGAGCCGTTTTGGTGGCAACAACAAATACGGTTTATTCCCTTCAGGAGCATTTGCCTGGAAATTATCGGATGAGCCGTTTTTCAATAGTGAACTGATTAGCAACATGAAAGTTCGTTTAGGATACGGTGTGACGGGTAACCAGGAAATACCGAACGATTTGTTCCGTGAACAGTTGTCAATTTCGGGCTCAAACGTGTATGTTTTGGGAGGTACGGCTATCCCAAGTGTGCTCCCAAGTAACTATCCAAATCCGGACTTGAAATGGGAAACAACAGCTCAGTCAAACGTCGGAATCGATTTTGGATTATGGGATCAACGCGTCACCGGTTCGCTTGACTATTATAAAAAGCACACAACTGATTTGTTGCTGGAATTCTCGACCGCTTCACCATCTGTAGTTTCTACGCAATGGGCAAATGTTGGAGAAGTTGACAACAACGGTTTTGAGCTTACGCTGGAGGGTAAAATAATTCGTAAATCCGATTTCCAGTGGAATGCAAGTTTGAATTTTTCAACCAATAAGAATGAGGTAATTACTTTGTCGAACGAAGATTTCTCGCGCGAATACATTTATACTGCCGCTACTTCGGGTGTCGTAAGTAACGGAACCAGCACGCAAATTATCAAGCCAGGCTATGAATTGGGAACTTTCTGGGGGCGCAAGTACACTGGCCTCGATGAAGATGGCATGGAAACTTATTTGGATGAAGACGGAGACGGAACAGCTGATTTGGTTGCAATTGGTTCTGCAAACCCGGATTTCACCTATGGTTTTAGTAGCTCGTTCTTTTGGAAGAAATTTGATTTATCGATCTCTTTCCGGGGTGTTGTGGGTAACGATGTTTATAACAACACCGAGGCTGAATTTAGTTATGTGAATGCTACGCCAGGTGTTAACGTCTTGAGATCAGCACTGGACTTGGGGATGAGCCGGGACCAAATTTCGCAGTTCTCTTCTCGCTGGATTCAAAATGCCGGCTTCCTTCGACTTGACAACATGAGTGTAGGTTATACTTTCGATACTGACCGCGTGGAATTCCTATCAAAAGCACGTATTTACGTTACAGGCCAGAACCTGTTTGTGATTACTGATTACTCCGGTTACGATCCGGAGGTGAGAACAAACACCAACCGTGGTGGTACTGCTCCTCTGGGTATTGATTACTTGTCTTACCCAAGACCGCGTGTGTTTATGATTGGTGCTAGCTTGTCATTTTAA